A window of the Pogona vitticeps strain Pit_001003342236 chromosome 4, PviZW2.1, whole genome shotgun sequence genome harbors these coding sequences:
- the HENMT1 gene encoding small RNA 2'-O-methyltransferase isoform X3, translating to MNLKRHMLSPLPGDYLQPSERSLTVILLQGSVVHKDPCMLGFDMITCIELIEHLEEKELEKFPEVVFGFMSPSMIIISTPNSEFNHLLSTVTSFRHPDHKFEWNRAQFQSWALDAAARYDYTVEFTGLGAPPPGKDVGFCTQIGVFVRNYLKNGEHAHFEKHQECVYKTVFKAVYPSLKDEKYLQNAVVSEVVWTAHMIAKKLLSYRNAMYGKHCDDSRETELASMSFHCFWRHLDYPLETDGDSKSTQPFINGSTAYVPLAKIFSFPKVNQLCGDLETLNKLITGKIALSSDGSTVLIDTEYENEEQENYQCV from the exons GCATATGCTGTCGCCTCTTCCTGGTGACTATCTCCAGCCAAGTGAGAGATCTCTGACAGTTATCCTTCTTCAAGGTTCAGTTGTTCACAAAGATCCGTGCATGCTGGGCTTTGACATGATAACATGTATTGAATT AatagaacatctggaggaaaaAGAACTGGAGAAATTTCCAGAAGTTGTATTTGGGTTTATGTCTCCAAGTATGATCATAATTAGCACACCAAACTCAGAATTTAATCATTTGCTTTCAACTGTAACATCATTCAGACACCCAGATCATAAATTTGAATGGAATCGAGCACAATTTCAAAGCTG GGCCCTTGATGCTGCAGCTCGCTATGACTATACAGTGGAATTTACTGGATTAGGAGCCCCACCTCCTGGAAAAGATGTTGGTTTTTGTACACAAATTGGTGTATTTGTGAGAAATTATCTAAAGAATGGGGAGCATGCCCATTTTGAGAAACACCAAGAATGTGTTTATAAAACT GTTTTTAAAGCTGTGTATCCAAGTCTTAAGGatgaaaaatatttgcaaaatgcaGTAGTCAGTGAAGTTGTTTGGACAGCTCATATGATAGCAAAGAAACTATTATCCTACAGAAATGCTATGTATGGAAAGCACTGTGATGATTCGCGTGAAACAGAACTTGCATCTATGTCATTCCACTGTTTCTGGAGACATCTGGATTACCCTTTGGAAACTGATGGGGACAGTAAAAGTACACAGCCATTTATTAATGGAAGCACTGCTTACGTACCTCTTGCAAAGatcttttcttttcccaaagTGAATCAACTTTGTGGTGACCTTGAAACACTTAATAAGCTCATAACTGGCAAAATTGCACTGAGCAGTGATGGATCTACAGTGCTGATTGATACTGAATATGAAAATGAAGAGCAGGAGAATTACCAATGCGTCTAA
- the HENMT1 gene encoding small RNA 2'-O-methyltransferase isoform X2, whose product MLKFCRCIEVLVGLDINEDVMKEKMHMLSPLPGDYLQPSERSLTVILLQGSVVHKDPCMLGFDMITCIELIEHLEEKELEKFPEVVFGFMSPSMIIISTPNSEFNHLLSTVTSFRHPDHKFEWNRAQFQSWALDAAARYDYTVEFTGLGAPPPGKDVGFCTQIGVFVRNYLKNGEHAHFEKHQECVYKTVFKAVYPSLKDEKYLQNAVVSEVVWTAHMIAKKLLSYRNAMYGKHCDDSRETELASMSFHCFWRHLDYPLETDGDSKSTQPFINGSTAYVPLAKIFSFPKVNQLCGDLETLNKLITGKIALSSDGSTVLIDTEYENEEQENYQCV is encoded by the exons ATGCTGAAATTCTGCCGTTGCATTGAAGTACTCGTGGGACTAGATATCAATGAAGATGTGATGAAGGAGAAAAT GCATATGCTGTCGCCTCTTCCTGGTGACTATCTCCAGCCAAGTGAGAGATCTCTGACAGTTATCCTTCTTCAAGGTTCAGTTGTTCACAAAGATCCGTGCATGCTGGGCTTTGACATGATAACATGTATTGAATT AatagaacatctggaggaaaaAGAACTGGAGAAATTTCCAGAAGTTGTATTTGGGTTTATGTCTCCAAGTATGATCATAATTAGCACACCAAACTCAGAATTTAATCATTTGCTTTCAACTGTAACATCATTCAGACACCCAGATCATAAATTTGAATGGAATCGAGCACAATTTCAAAGCTG GGCCCTTGATGCTGCAGCTCGCTATGACTATACAGTGGAATTTACTGGATTAGGAGCCCCACCTCCTGGAAAAGATGTTGGTTTTTGTACACAAATTGGTGTATTTGTGAGAAATTATCTAAAGAATGGGGAGCATGCCCATTTTGAGAAACACCAAGAATGTGTTTATAAAACT GTTTTTAAAGCTGTGTATCCAAGTCTTAAGGatgaaaaatatttgcaaaatgcaGTAGTCAGTGAAGTTGTTTGGACAGCTCATATGATAGCAAAGAAACTATTATCCTACAGAAATGCTATGTATGGAAAGCACTGTGATGATTCGCGTGAAACAGAACTTGCATCTATGTCATTCCACTGTTTCTGGAGACATCTGGATTACCCTTTGGAAACTGATGGGGACAGTAAAAGTACACAGCCATTTATTAATGGAAGCACTGCTTACGTACCTCTTGCAAAGatcttttcttttcccaaagTGAATCAACTTTGTGGTGACCTTGAAACACTTAATAAGCTCATAACTGGCAAAATTGCACTGAGCAGTGATGGATCTACAGTGCTGATTGATACTGAATATGAAAATGAAGAGCAGGAGAATTACCAATGCGTCTAA
- the HENMT1 gene encoding small RNA 2'-O-methyltransferase isoform X1, whose translation MDIKLKDNEVIRTVKFTPPLYKQRYQFIKQLVSKHEPKKVADLGCADCRLLWMLKFCRCIEVLVGLDINEDVMKEKMHMLSPLPGDYLQPSERSLTVILLQGSVVHKDPCMLGFDMITCIELIEHLEEKELEKFPEVVFGFMSPSMIIISTPNSEFNHLLSTVTSFRHPDHKFEWNRAQFQSWALDAAARYDYTVEFTGLGAPPPGKDVGFCTQIGVFVRNYLKNGEHAHFEKHQECVYKTVFKAVYPSLKDEKYLQNAVVSEVVWTAHMIAKKLLSYRNAMYGKHCDDSRETELASMSFHCFWRHLDYPLETDGDSKSTQPFINGSTAYVPLAKIFSFPKVNQLCGDLETLNKLITGKIALSSDGSTVLIDTEYENEEQENYQCV comes from the exons GTGGCAGATTTGGGATGTGCTGACTGCAGGTTGCTCTGGATGCTGAAATTCTGCCGTTGCATTGAAGTACTCGTGGGACTAGATATCAATGAAGATGTGATGAAGGAGAAAAT GCATATGCTGTCGCCTCTTCCTGGTGACTATCTCCAGCCAAGTGAGAGATCTCTGACAGTTATCCTTCTTCAAGGTTCAGTTGTTCACAAAGATCCGTGCATGCTGGGCTTTGACATGATAACATGTATTGAATT AatagaacatctggaggaaaaAGAACTGGAGAAATTTCCAGAAGTTGTATTTGGGTTTATGTCTCCAAGTATGATCATAATTAGCACACCAAACTCAGAATTTAATCATTTGCTTTCAACTGTAACATCATTCAGACACCCAGATCATAAATTTGAATGGAATCGAGCACAATTTCAAAGCTG GGCCCTTGATGCTGCAGCTCGCTATGACTATACAGTGGAATTTACTGGATTAGGAGCCCCACCTCCTGGAAAAGATGTTGGTTTTTGTACACAAATTGGTGTATTTGTGAGAAATTATCTAAAGAATGGGGAGCATGCCCATTTTGAGAAACACCAAGAATGTGTTTATAAAACT GTTTTTAAAGCTGTGTATCCAAGTCTTAAGGatgaaaaatatttgcaaaatgcaGTAGTCAGTGAAGTTGTTTGGACAGCTCATATGATAGCAAAGAAACTATTATCCTACAGAAATGCTATGTATGGAAAGCACTGTGATGATTCGCGTGAAACAGAACTTGCATCTATGTCATTCCACTGTTTCTGGAGACATCTGGATTACCCTTTGGAAACTGATGGGGACAGTAAAAGTACACAGCCATTTATTAATGGAAGCACTGCTTACGTACCTCTTGCAAAGatcttttcttttcccaaagTGAATCAACTTTGTGGTGACCTTGAAACACTTAATAAGCTCATAACTGGCAAAATTGCACTGAGCAGTGATGGATCTACAGTGCTGATTGATACTGAATATGAAAATGAAGAGCAGGAGAATTACCAATGCGTCTAA